The DNA segment TAATGTTATTTATAATTTACTTGATGATGTAAAAGCTTTACTTGGCGGTATGATGAGTCCTGTTATTTCTGAAGAGCAACTTGGACAAGCTCAAATTCGTCAAGTAATTAATGTGCCAAAATTAGGTCAAATAGCAGGATGTATGGTAACTGAAGGTGTGATTAACCGTGGTGCTAAGATTAGACTTATAAGAGAAGGTGTTGTTGTTTTTGAAGGAAATATAAGTTCGTTAAAACGCTTTAAAGATGATGTTAAAGAAGTAGCAAAAGGCTATGAATGTGGTGTTGGTATCGAAGGATGTAATGATATGAGAGAGGGCGATTATATAGAAAGTTATAAAAAAGTTGAGGAAAAAGTGAGTTTATGAATCCAAATGAAATTAAAAAATTACGCACAGAGAGTATTTTAAAAGAACTTATTCCTGAAGCTTTATCTAATTTAGATGATGAAAATTTGAGAAATTTGTGTGTGGTAGATGTTGAGTGCAAAAAAGGTCGCTATGATGCTTTTGTGTATCTTGATAAAATGTTTTTTAATATCCAAGAACAAGAGAGAATTCTAAATAAGCTTAAAAAAGCTTCTCATACTTTGCAAAATTATTGTATGAGCGAACAAGGTTGGTATAGATGTCCTAATTTCCATTTTAAATTTGATGATAGGTTAGAATATCAAAATCATATGGATGCCTTGTTTGAAAAAATAAAAAAGGGATAAAATGAATCTTGAAGCATTGTGTAAAGAAGTACAATTAGAATTTTATGATGATGAATTAGTTAATGAAAATGGTAAAAAAATTTATAGAATTTATGTCCAAAAGCAAGGTGGAGTAAATTTAGATGATTGTGCAAAACTGAGTGAAATTTTATCACCTATTTTAGATGTTGAATCTCCTGTGAATGGAGAATATTTTTTAGAGGTTTCAAGTTGTGGACTTGAAAGAAAGCTTAGTAAGGTAGAACATTTTACAAAAAGTGTTAATGAATTAGTAAAAATTACTACCAATGATAAAGAAAAAATCGAGGCTAAAATTTTAAGTGTTGATGATAAAAATATTAATTTAGAACTTTTAAATGGTGAAAAGGTGATTATTAATTTTGATGCAATAAAAAAAGCTAGAACTTTTGTGCAATGGTAAGATTGCTTATTTTGAGTTGCTTTAATTAATTTTTTTAAATATAGTTATTTAAGAGAGTGTATTTCATATTTATTTTATCTTAATTGGATTATAATCTCAATTTCATTTTTATATTAATTTTTAATAATTTAGGGGGATAATAAATGTTTAAATCTTTAAATATAGGTGCAAAGCTTGTTGTATCTGTAGCTATTGCCGTTATTATAGGAGTAGTGATTCTCATTTCTGTTGTTTCTACGCAAGTTTCCTCAAATATGGAAAATCAAGCCAAAGAAATTATTCATCAATCATCTAAGCGTTATATGAATTTTATTGAAGGTGCTTTAAATGAAAGCATTGCTTCAACAAAATCTACTGCAAGTTCAATTGATGATTTCATATTAAGAGAAGGTAGATTTGATATTTCTAGTATTGAAAATATTATTCAAAATACTTTAGATTCAGCTTCTCATGCTTCTTATGCTTTTTTAATTTTAGAAGATAAGTCAAATTTAGATAGCACTAATGTCAAAAAACAATACAGAAGTGAAAATGGTAATTTTGGTATGCTTTTTTTAGATAATGATGTAAATAATGTAGGAGGATTGGAGACGATTCAATTTACAGAAAAGCTTAAAAATATGCCTATAATTAATAAACTTTATGCTGAAGTTAAACATAATGATCGCGATAAGGTTTTTGTAGGTATACCAGTTAAACAAGATTTAGGAAAAGGTGAATTTATTGGTATTAATATTGCAATACCAATTTTTGACCAAAATGATAAAAATATTGGTGCTGTTGGATATGTTTTTGATTTAAATAGTTTTTCAACTGCTTTATTAGATCCTTCTTTAAATATTTTTAATGGAGAAGTTAAAGCTTTATTGAATAAAGATGGATTAATAGCAGTTCATTCTGTATCTAGTTTAGTTCTTAAAAATTTACAAGAAGCTAATTCATACCCTGAAGCTAAAATGGTAGTTGATGCGGTAAAAGCCAATAAAAATATTATAATTGATAATTACCATACTACTACAGGTGTTGAAAGTTATGCAAGTATAGCATCATTTAAAACTATAGGTAATTCTAGTGAATGGAGTGTTATGGTTACAGCGCCTAAGAGCTCTGTTCTTGCTCCTTTATATAAACTTCAATTTATTTTTGTTGGTATAGGATTAATATTCTTAATTGTTATTATGATCGTGGTTTATTATTTGATTAGAAAAATAGTCGGATCAAGACTTCCAGTGCTTGTAAAATCTTTAGATTCTTTATTTCGCTTTTTAAATCATGAAAAAATTGAATTACAAACTATAGAAATTCATGCTAATGATGAGCTTGGTGCTATAGGAAAAATGTTAAATGAAAATATTCTTATTACAAAAAAGGGACTTGAACAAGATAATCAAGCAGTTAGAGAAAGTGTAGAAACTGTTTCTGTAGTAGAAAGCGGTGATTTAACAGCAAGAATTACTGCAAATCCAAGAAATCCTCAATTAATAGAATTAAAAAATGTATTAAATAAAATGCTTAGTGTATTAGAAGCAAAAGTTGGTTCTAATATGAATGAAATCAATCGTGTATTTGATAGCTATAAAGCATTAGACTTTACTACTGAAGTTAAAAATGCTAAAGGTGAAGTAGAAGTAACTACTAATGTATTAGGACAAGAAATTGTTCAAATGTTAAGACAATCTTCTGAATTTGCTAACTCTTTAGTTAATGAGAGTGATAAATTACAATCAGCAGTACAAAGTTTAACTACTAGTTCAAATTCTCAAGCTTCTTCTTTAGAAGAAACTGCAGCAGCTTTAGAAGAAATAACTTCTTCTATGCAAAATGTTTCATCTAAAACTAGTGAAGTAGTAGCTCAAAGTGAAGAGATTAAAAATGTTACTTCTATCATAGGAGATATTGCTGATCAAATCAATCTATTAGCATTAAATGCTGCAATAGAAGCAGCTCGTGCTGGAGAACATGGACGTGGATTTGCTGTTGTTGCAGATGAAGTTAGAAATCTAGCTGAAAGAACTCAAAAGTCTTTAGGTGAAATTGAAGCTAATACTAATATCTTAGTTCAATCTATTAATGAAATGGGTGAAAGTATTAAAGAACAAACTACAGGTATTACTCAAATTAATGATGCTGTAGCTCAAATTGATCAAACAACTAAAGACAATGTAGCAATAGCTAATGAAAGTGCAATCATATCTAATGCAGTTAGTGATATTGCTAATAGTATCTTAGAAGATGTAAAAAAGAAAAAATTCTAAATAAATTGTTTAAAGCTTAACTAATTTTTAGTTAAGCTTTTTATATAAATTTCATCAATTCTTATTAATTATATAATCAGCAAAATATTTTATTAGTAAATATTATTTTATTTTTTATGTTTCCAAAAAAGTTTCCAAATTTTTTTATACTGCCTATACAGCTTAAAATTGTAAAGGAGTTTATTGTGCAAAGAAGAGTGTTTTAAAATATTCAGCATTTAGTTCTATATTAGCTTTTTTTACTGGATCTAATCTACATGCTAATTTACTTAAAAATAAATCTTTGTTGGGATTTAAAGCAATAGATGTTAGCATAGAGGATAATATTGTTGTACCTGATGGTTATGAAGCTAAGCTTTTGATTTCTTGGGGTGATAAGCTTTTTAGCAAAGCAAAACCTTATGATGAAAATAAATTGATAGATGATGAGGCTGTTAAAAATGCATCTTTTGTTTTTGGTGATAATAATGATGGTATGAGTTTTTTTCTTTATCTAAAACAAGAGCTATTTTAGCTATTAATAATGAATATATTAATCCTGAAATTATGTTTAATCACCAAGGTAAAGAGCTAAGCAAAGAAGATGTTTTATATGAGCAAAAAAGTCTTGGCGTTAGCATTATAGAAGAGAAGTGCAAAAGAAAGGTGATACTTGAGAGCTAGTTGAAGATTCGAAATTTAATCGCCGTATTGATGCACATACTAAAATGAAAGTTAGCGGTGAGGCTAAAAATGAGGTGCTAAAAGGACAAAAATTTGTTTATGGGACTTTAAATAATTGCTCTAATGGTAAAACTTCTTGGGGAACTTATATTACCTGTGAAGAAAATATAGATGATTTTTTTGGTAGTTCTGATGAAAATATAAATTTTAACAAAGGTTAAAAGCGTTTTGGTTTTAAGACTAAAAGTAAAT comes from the Campylobacter insulaenigrae NCTC 12927 genome and includes:
- the rbfA gene encoding 30S ribosome-binding factor RbfA; this translates as MNPNEIKKLRTESILKELIPEALSNLDDENLRNLCVVDVECKKGRYDAFVYLDKMFFNIQEQERILNKLKKASHTLQNYCMSEQGWYRCPNFHFKFDDRLEYQNHMDALFEKIKKG
- a CDS encoding MCP-domain signal transduction protein, which translates into the protein MFKSLNIGAKLVVSVAIAVIIGVVILISVVSTQVSSNMENQAKEIIHQSSKRYMNFIEGALNESIASTKSTASSIDDFILREGRFDISSIENIIQNTLDSASHASYAFLILEDKSNLDSTNVKKQYRSENGNFGMLFLDNDVNNVGGLETIQFTEKLKNMPIINKLYAEVKHNDRDKVFVGIPVKQDLGKGEFIGINIAIPIFDQNDKNIGAVGYVFDLNSFSTALLDPSLNIFNGEVKALLNKDGLIAVHSVSSLVLKNLQEANSYPEAKMVVDAVKANKNIIIDNYHTTTGVESYASIASFKTIGNSSEWSVMVTAPKSSVLAPLYKLQFIFVGIGLIFLIVIMIVVYYLIRKIVGSRLPVLVKSLDSLFRFLNHEKIELQTIEIHANDELGAIGKMLNENILITKKGLEQDNQAVRESVETVSVVESGDLTARITANPRNPQLIELKNVLNKMLSVLEAKVGSNMNEINRVFDSYKALDFTTEVKNAKGEVEVTTNVLGQEIVQMLRQSSEFANSLVNESDKLQSAVQSLTTSSNSQASSLEETAAALEEITSSMQNVSSKTSEVVAQSEEIKNVTSIIGDIADQINLLALNAAIEAARAGEHGRGFAVVADEVRNLAERTQKSLGEIEANTNILVQSINEMGESIKEQTTGITQINDAVAQIDQTTKDNVAIANESAIISNAVSDIANSILEDVKKKKF
- the rimP gene encoding ribosome maturation factor RimP, with product MNLEALCKEVQLEFYDDELVNENGKKIYRIYVQKQGGVNLDDCAKLSEILSPILDVESPVNGEYFLEVSSCGLERKLSKVEHFTKSVNELVKITTNDKEKIEAKILSVDDKNINLELLNGEKVIINFDAIKKARTFVQW